A genomic segment from Heptranchias perlo isolate sHepPer1 chromosome 18, sHepPer1.hap1, whole genome shotgun sequence encodes:
- the yars2 gene encoding tyrosine--tRNA ligase, mitochondrial, translating into MRLEPAKMAAPMVRRAPLLCLLQRPRAFLSAPGRAAVRVRSRCKSRWDVLQLHQRGIFKDIFPKAGDLHQLLESGVQTLYCGFDPTADSLHVGNLLTLIGLLHFQRAGHRVLVLLGEATARLGDPSGRCSEREPVSLSAVQENARGIREGILSVFRNHRLCFCSDAEAATLGPVSIVNNSSWYEGKDVVGFMDTVGRHFRMGTMLSRHSVQSRLKSPEGMSLTEFTYQMFQAYDFYYLNQHHDCRIQLGGTDQLGNMMTGYEFIHKETGQDVYGIMVPLVTSASGDKLGKTAGNAVWLNRNKTSPFELYQYFVRQPDSHIERYLKLFTFIPLPELENIMINHRKDPGKRIAQKRLAAEVTKLVHGKEGLESAKRCTSALYHSSTDALETMSDEELQELFKEAPFSENLLEPGTTVLDLCRKANAIPDGPRGYQMITDGGIWINHIRVTKPEQVLVLEQHILTNGLSLLRVGKKNYHIVKWLNMVV; encoded by the exons ATGCGCCTGGAGCCTGCTAAGATGGCGGCGCCCATGGTGCGGAGAGCGCCGCTCTTGTGTTTATTACAGAGGCCGAGAGCGTTTCTTTCGGCTCCGGGAAGGGCTGCGGTCCGAGTCCGGAGCCGATGTAAGAGCCGCTGGGACGTGCTGCAGCTTCACCAGCGAGGCATCTTCAAGGACATCTTCCCGAAGGCCGGCGATCTGCACCAACTGCTCGAGTCCGGTGTCCAGACCCTTTACTGCGGCTTTGATCCCACCGCCGACAGCCTGCACGTCGGCAACCTGCTCACCCTCATCGGGCTGCTGCACTTCCAGCGGGCCGGTCACCGTGTCCTGGTGCTACTGGGGGAAGCCACGGCTCGCCTGGGTGACCCAAGCGGCAGGTGCAGCGAGCGGGAGCCTGTGAGCCTGAGCGCGGTGCAGGAGAACGCCCGGGGCATCCGGGAGGGGATCCTCAGCGTATTCCGCAACCACCGTCTCTGTTTCTGCAGCGACGCCGAGGCAGCCACCTTGGGACCGGTCAGCATAGTCAATAACTCGTCCTGGTACGAGGGTAAGGATGTGGTGGGTTTCATGGACACGGTGGGTAGGCATTTTCGCATGGGCACCATGCTGAGCAGACACAGCGTGCAGTCCCGACTCAAGAGCCCCGAGGGCATGAGTTTGACAGAATTCACTTACCAGATGTTCCAAGCATACGATTTCTATTATTTAAATCAACATCATGACTGCAGGATCCAACTAGGAGGGACAGATCAACTGGGCAACATGATGACTGGATACGAATTTATTCATAA GGAAACTGGGCAAGATGTCTATGGCATCATGGTGCCACTTGTGACCAGTGCATCAGGAGATAAACTGGGAAAAACTGCAGGAAATGCAGTGTGGTTGAACAGAAACAAGACTTCACCCTTTGAACTGTACCAGTATTTTGTCAGGCAACCGGACTCACATAtagaaag GTATCTGAAACTTTTTACCTTCATCCCACTTCCTGAGCTTGAAAACATCATGATCAACCACAGAAAAGATCCAGGAAAGCGCATTGCCCAGAAACGACTAGCAGCAGAAGTCACAAAATTGGTTCATGGCAAAGAAGGACTAGAGTCTGCCAAAAG GTGTACTAGTGCACTCTATCATAGCAGTACGGATGCCCTAGAGACTATGTCAGACGAAGAGCTACAAGAATTGTTTAAAGAAGCACCGTTCTCTGAGAATCTGCTTGAACCAGGCACAACGGTGCTGGATCTTTGTCGTAAAGCCAATGCTATTCCAGATGGACCCAGGGG GTACCAGATGATCACAGATGGTGGAATTTGGATTAATCACATACGAGTGACAAAACCAGAACAAGTGCTGGTTTTGGAGCAGCATATTCTGACAAATGGGCTATCCTTGCTTAGAGTTGGAAAGAAAAATTATCACATTGTGAAATGGCTCAATATGGTAGTTTAG